Proteins encoded by one window of Arabidopsis thaliana chromosome 2, partial sequence:
- a CDS encoding uncharacterized protein (unknown protein; Has 30201 Blast hits to 17322 proteins in 780 species: Archae - 12; Bacteria - 1396; Metazoa - 17338; Fungi - 3422; Plants - 5037; Viruses - 0; Other Eukaryotes - 2996 (source: NCBI BLink).) yields MSFNKEEKSLGVELKSKVKEMGHVKMVKGLERDLGTKVVVFDHCCI; encoded by the coding sequence atGTCAtttaataaagaagagaaaagtttGGGGGTGGAGTTGAAAAGTAAGGTAAAAGAGATGGGACATGTGAAAATGGTCAAAGGATTAGAAAGAGATTTGGGGACCAAAGTTGTCGTGTTTGACCATTGTTGTATTTGA